In one Steroidobacteraceae bacterium genomic region, the following are encoded:
- a CDS encoding DUF6502 family protein, which yields MATADTLARQSSARQDLLATAESILDPLVDFLMRGGLGANAVKQALIKCYVRSASQLLSDKGMSPTTSRVALLSELTRAEVASAFESREFEDHADPMLVHDLATILNVWHTDDQFCIPFGAMPRELDIVGRPGRPCFADLVRVASPKRSSSEMLQRLVASGVVQIIEEKTVRALSRAFKPREYDSAAVAYIGQQVSGLLRTFRRNSNASVLKVSKFTEKSVKTDHPIEVRREPEVSGFVSERAMELLRSVDDWFVKHADADCSVTSSTAHYTVSVFLSRSEDGSLQSVQGT from the coding sequence ATGGCCACTGCGGACACATTGGCGCGGCAATCTTCTGCTCGCCAAGACTTACTAGCTACGGCGGAGAGCATCCTCGATCCGCTTGTTGATTTTCTAATGCGCGGTGGTCTCGGTGCAAATGCGGTCAAACAAGCTCTTATTAAGTGCTATGTACGTTCTGCATCGCAATTGCTGTCAGATAAAGGTATGAGCCCGACGACGTCTCGAGTGGCATTGCTCAGTGAGCTGACTCGTGCTGAAGTCGCTTCTGCATTTGAGAGTCGCGAATTTGAAGATCATGCGGATCCAATGTTGGTGCACGATTTGGCGACGATTTTGAATGTTTGGCATACCGACGACCAGTTTTGCATTCCTTTTGGAGCGATGCCGCGCGAACTAGATATCGTTGGTAGGCCGGGTAGGCCGTGCTTTGCCGATCTTGTACGCGTCGCTTCGCCGAAACGCTCGTCATCCGAGATGCTGCAGAGATTGGTAGCGTCAGGTGTCGTTCAGATTATTGAGGAGAAGACGGTGCGCGCACTATCGCGCGCGTTCAAGCCGCGAGAGTACGATTCAGCCGCGGTTGCATATATCGGCCAGCAAGTCAGCGGACTGCTGAGGACGTTCCGGCGGAATTCAAATGCGTCAGTTCTTAAGGTGTCGAAATTCACAGAGAAAAGCGTGAAGACAGACCATCCCATAGAAGTACGGCGTGAGCCAGAGGTTTCAGGTTTTGTTAGTGAACGTGCTATGGAGTTGCTACGAAGTGTCGATGATTGGTTTGTTAAGCATGCAGATGCTGACTGCAGCGTCACGAGCTCCACGGCACATTACACCGTCAGTGTATTTCTGTCGCGTTCCGAAGACGGTTCACTTCAGTCGGTGCAAGGCACTTGA
- a CDS encoding adenylate/guanylate cyclase domain-containing protein, whose amino-acid sequence MSKDIELAILFADVVGSTRLFESLGDQRARNMISTCIDIMRTATEQHAGTVIKTMGDEVMSTFPTADDALNAASQMQQQIESHSMLKVDGHAVAIRIGAHYGPVVLESRDVFGATVHTANRMTSQAKAGQIMTTAEMVDQLSPDWRAAVRQIDVATLRGQGNEVSLYEVLWQTEDVTNMLPSIAMSPRNTNVIGRLRLKFQGAEIVLDERRPSVVIGRAEENDLVVKGNLISRLHARIELSRSKFVLVDQSTNGTFVQMKGGEESFVRRDSMQIRGEGMIGLGKVPEMDSPLTIRFSCE is encoded by the coding sequence ATGTCGAAGGATATTGAGCTTGCGATCCTGTTTGCAGATGTGGTGGGTTCGACGCGCCTGTTCGAATCCCTCGGGGATCAGCGTGCCCGCAACATGATCTCGACCTGCATCGACATCATGCGTACCGCCACCGAGCAGCATGCCGGCACGGTCATCAAGACCATGGGCGATGAGGTCATGTCGACCTTCCCCACGGCGGACGATGCCCTGAATGCCGCCTCGCAGATGCAGCAGCAGATCGAGAGCCACTCCATGCTCAAGGTGGACGGCCATGCGGTGGCCATCCGCATCGGCGCGCACTACGGGCCGGTGGTGCTCGAGAGCCGCGATGTGTTCGGCGCCACGGTGCACACGGCCAACCGCATGACGAGCCAGGCCAAGGCCGGGCAGATCATGACCACCGCCGAGATGGTCGATCAGCTCTCACCCGACTGGCGCGCGGCAGTGCGCCAGATCGATGTCGCCACCTTGCGCGGGCAGGGCAACGAGGTGTCGTTGTACGAGGTGTTGTGGCAGACCGAAGACGTGACCAACATGCTGCCCTCCATTGCGATGAGCCCGCGAAACACCAATGTCATCGGGCGATTGCGCTTGAAGTTCCAGGGCGCAGAGATCGTGCTCGATGAACGCCGTCCGAGCGTGGTCATCGGCCGGGCCGAAGAGAATGACCTCGTTGTCAAGGGCAACCTCATCTCGCGGTTGCATGCGCGCATCGAGCTGAGCCGCAGCAAGTTCGTGCTGGTCGATCAATCGACCAACGGCACCTTCGTGCAGATGAAGGGCGGAGAAGAGTCTTTCGTGCGCCGCGACAGCATGCAGATCCGGGGCGAGGGCATGATCGGGCTCGGCAAGGTGCCGGAGATGGACTCGCCGCTGACGATTCGGTTTAGTTGCGAGTAG
- a CDS encoding glycosyltransferase family 39 protein: MTVQDVSIMQNAPSPSLRGWPLLVLLILLPLWAGGIAGRNFWTPDEPREADIAWQMSQQADRAVPQLAQRAFLEKPPLSYWLSALSIQALGTSAFTTRLPNFLYALISTLAVGWLACSMAGKRAALVAALAFGSSFLVYRTLIWLAPDAALLAGVSVALLGAWRGVNAPAGRAKLGWYSLMHLGSAVGFMAKSAPGWLVPALALVCYLAWERRWRELLRYELYAGLALQAAIIGPWVWALAASAQGADSLRAFLWYNTVGRFMAVDAPAGLQYTQGHRNHFGKYFIELGIYALPWTLLLLASLRRAFTQTREANERRSAWRFAVAVTLPWLILLSFAATARDIYAAPAFVGAAVLIALWYRDQRAMPSSSLWPARGTLYIVGFIVCLFSILLLLLGAADAMADEEYGALLSASVAVLAGGLYWLYRAQQSLDQAQLGRSLALLFAVYGVTLVVGGNLLIERLNPWYDLPQLAKRIDQDVKGHPFALLQPDETTIAMLDFNQATPSQLLEGPADAALAQAERWFADRGPQALLLVKLPGRAQGEVTRLLGEADIALGQPDDGLANTLVSARVARIAQRYEIPHGRRYALLAPPAP, encoded by the coding sequence ATGACCGTCCAAGACGTCAGCATAATGCAAAACGCACCATCCCCAAGCCTGCGCGGCTGGCCGCTGCTCGTGCTGCTCATCCTGCTGCCCCTGTGGGCCGGCGGCATTGCCGGGCGCAACTTCTGGACGCCCGACGAGCCGCGCGAGGCAGACATCGCCTGGCAGATGAGCCAGCAGGCGGACCGGGCCGTACCGCAGCTCGCGCAGCGCGCATTCCTCGAAAAACCGCCGCTCAGCTACTGGCTGTCGGCGCTGTCGATACAGGCACTGGGCACCTCGGCGTTCACGACACGCTTGCCGAATTTTCTCTATGCGCTCATCTCGACGCTGGCGGTCGGCTGGCTCGCCTGCTCGATGGCGGGCAAGCGCGCGGCGCTCGTCGCGGCGCTCGCTTTCGGTTCGTCGTTTCTGGTCTATCGCACGCTGATCTGGCTTGCGCCCGATGCGGCCTTGCTCGCCGGCGTCAGCGTCGCCCTGCTCGGCGCCTGGCGCGGCGTGAATGCGCCTGCGGGCCGCGCCAAACTCGGCTGGTACAGCCTGATGCACCTCGGGTCGGCCGTGGGCTTCATGGCCAAGAGTGCGCCCGGATGGCTGGTACCTGCGCTCGCGCTCGTTTGTTATCTGGCCTGGGAGCGGCGCTGGCGCGAGCTGCTGCGCTACGAGCTCTATGCCGGGCTCGCGCTGCAAGCGGCGATCATCGGACCGTGGGTCTGGGCACTTGCCGCGAGCGCTCAAGGCGCGGATTCCTTGCGCGCCTTCCTTTGGTACAACACCGTCGGTCGCTTCATGGCGGTCGATGCGCCCGCGGGACTGCAGTACACCCAGGGCCATCGCAACCACTTCGGCAAGTACTTCATCGAACTCGGCATCTACGCCTTGCCGTGGACCTTGCTCTTGCTAGCCTCGCTCCGTCGCGCCTTCACGCAAACACGCGAGGCGAATGAGCGGCGCAGCGCCTGGCGCTTCGCAGTGGCGGTGACCTTGCCATGGTTGATACTGTTGTCGTTCGCGGCCACGGCCCGCGACATCTACGCGGCACCCGCCTTTGTCGGCGCGGCGGTGCTGATCGCGTTGTGGTATCGCGACCAGCGCGCGATGCCGTCGTCATCGCTGTGGCCGGCCCGCGGCACGCTGTACATCGTGGGTTTCATCGTTTGCCTGTTCAGTATCCTGTTGTTGCTCCTCGGTGCGGCCGATGCCATGGCCGACGAAGAGTACGGCGCGCTGCTCTCGGCGTCGGTTGCGGTGCTGGCGGGCGGATTGTATTGGCTTTATCGCGCGCAACAGTCGCTCGATCAGGCGCAGCTCGGGCGCAGCCTCGCGTTGTTGTTTGCCGTGTACGGTGTGACGCTCGTCGTCGGCGGCAACCTGCTGATCGAAAGGCTCAACCCCTGGTACGACCTGCCACAATTGGCAAAGCGCATCGATCAGGATGTCAAAGGTCATCCCTTCGCGCTGTTGCAGCCGGACGAGACGACCATCGCGATGCTCGATTTCAATCAGGCCACGCCTTCGCAGCTGCTCGAGGGGCCGGCCGATGCGGCGCTCGCCCAGGCCGAGCGGTGGTTCGCCGACCGCGGACCACAGGCCCTGTTGCTGGTCAAGCTCCCGGGCCGGGCGCAGGGCGAAGTCACGCGCCTGCTGGGCGAAGCCGACATCGCGCTCGGGCAGCCGGACGATGGGCTCGCCAACACGCTGGTCTCGGCGCGCGTCGCACGCATCGCACAGCGCTATGAAATTCCTCACGGCCGTCGTTACGCACTGCTCGCGCCGCCCGCACCCTGA
- a CDS encoding phospholipid carrier-dependent glycosyltransferase codes for MSREFFAQRLRRHGWWLALLVLWCATMAWRPLLDPDEARYARIPQEMIESGDWVTPHLNGLKYFEKPPLQYWATAALYKVFGVHEWTARLWGCALGFACLPLLYGFARRIGWPRERAQVAVALLAINPLYLVVGQITLLDQGFTFFCVATLFALVLGQGAPPGSRAERHWMLAGWLTLALAVLSKGLVAPLLLALTLSGYCLMQRDLSVLKRLHALPGLALLLIVTLPWFIAVQRANPDFAWFFFVHEHYARFTTNVHHRTGAWWYFLAITSFALLPWLPRLPGALRRALRAPAPAQGLHVERLLWIWCVTVLVFFSISHSKLPPYVLPIMPPLALLLAGDLEQVQTSWRRVGAVTLAVVLALAAGLAFYGWHSQGELDAPLRTALALAALIAGLGLVWIARAPQTTAAALHWLAIGGVAMVCYQALLIAYNGLPQSPGSKPFAVAVGDFVDARTQVFTVGQYRHGVNYYLDRNQRVFEYDGELAFGLAQRGLSRARCSLAAFRDAWRRADDAIAIVDREWLPLVRMSGVHGTIVAADARSVALRRDTTRVD; via the coding sequence ATGAGCCGCGAATTCTTCGCGCAGCGGCTGCGCCGCCATGGCTGGTGGCTCGCGCTCCTTGTGTTGTGGTGCGCCACCATGGCGTGGCGGCCGCTCCTCGATCCCGACGAAGCGCGCTATGCGCGAATTCCCCAGGAGATGATCGAGAGCGGTGACTGGGTCACGCCGCACCTGAACGGTCTCAAATACTTCGAGAAACCACCGCTGCAGTACTGGGCGACCGCCGCTCTATATAAGGTGTTTGGCGTGCATGAGTGGACGGCCCGACTGTGGGGATGCGCGCTCGGGTTTGCCTGCCTGCCCCTGCTCTATGGCTTTGCGCGGCGCATCGGCTGGCCGCGCGAGCGGGCGCAGGTGGCGGTGGCGCTCCTCGCGATCAATCCGCTGTATCTCGTCGTGGGTCAAATCACGCTCCTCGATCAAGGATTTACGTTCTTTTGTGTAGCGACCCTGTTCGCACTCGTGCTCGGCCAAGGCGCACCGCCCGGCAGTCGCGCCGAGCGACACTGGATGCTGGCAGGCTGGCTGACCCTGGCGCTCGCGGTACTGAGCAAGGGCCTCGTGGCTCCGCTCCTCTTGGCCCTGACCTTGTCGGGTTATTGCCTCATGCAGCGCGATCTGTCGGTACTAAAACGGCTTCATGCCCTGCCCGGCCTGGCGCTGCTTCTGATCGTGACGTTGCCGTGGTTCATCGCCGTGCAGCGCGCCAATCCCGATTTCGCCTGGTTCTTCTTCGTGCACGAGCACTACGCGCGATTCACCACCAATGTGCATCATCGCACCGGCGCCTGGTGGTATTTCCTGGCGATCACGAGCTTCGCCTTGCTGCCGTGGCTGCCACGTCTGCCCGGCGCGCTGCGTCGCGCCCTGAGGGCGCCCGCGCCGGCGCAGGGCTTGCATGTCGAGCGGCTGCTGTGGATCTGGTGCGTTACGGTGCTGGTTTTTTTCTCGATCTCGCACTCAAAGCTCCCGCCCTATGTGCTGCCCATCATGCCGCCGCTCGCCCTGTTGCTGGCGGGCGATCTCGAACAGGTGCAAACAAGCTGGCGCCGGGTGGGCGCCGTCACGCTGGCGGTGGTGTTGGCGCTCGCCGCCGGCCTGGCGTTCTACGGCTGGCATAGCCAGGGCGAGCTCGATGCGCCCCTGCGAACAGCGCTCGCGCTCGCCGCGCTGATCGCCGGCCTTGGACTCGTGTGGATCGCACGCGCACCGCAAACGACAGCCGCCGCCCTGCATTGGCTCGCGATTGGCGGCGTGGCCATGGTCTGTTACCAGGCGCTGCTCATCGCCTACAACGGCTTGCCGCAGTCGCCCGGCAGCAAGCCATTCGCCGTTGCCGTCGGGGATTTTGTCGATGCGCGCACCCAGGTATTCACGGTGGGCCAGTACCGGCATGGCGTCAATTACTACCTCGATCGCAACCAGCGCGTGTTCGAATACGATGGCGAGCTGGCGTTCGGGCTCGCGCAACGGGGTCTCAGCCGCGCGCGGTGCTCGCTCGCGGCGTTTCGCGATGCCTGGCGGCGCGCCGACGACGCCATCGCCATCGTGGACCGTGAGTGGCTGCCCCTGGTGCGGATGAGCGGCGTGCATGGCACGATCGTTGCGGCGGACGCGCGCAGCGTGGCGCTGCGCCGTGATACGACCCGCGTGGATTAG
- a CDS encoding glutathione S-transferase family protein: protein MMQLIGQYDSPFVRRVAVALKHYGLAFDHLPWSVFGDAERIRQYNPLTRVPALVLEDGAVIIESAAIIDWLDELVPAERALMARTGVARRAALKVCALSTGLADKAVSLVYESVIHQRDTALWQERCRAQIKGALEELTRWRERSSAPWLLGSRLGHGDIAMGCALRFVSEALPEVLKLSDWPALARHSAQCEALVEFREAYQAFRVVTGESAQAANG from the coding sequence ATGATGCAGCTGATAGGCCAGTACGACAGCCCCTTCGTGCGCCGCGTGGCGGTTGCCCTCAAGCACTACGGACTGGCGTTCGATCATCTGCCCTGGTCGGTATTTGGCGATGCCGAGCGGATCCGCCAATACAACCCGCTCACCCGGGTGCCCGCGCTGGTGTTGGAAGACGGCGCCGTCATCATCGAAAGCGCAGCCATCATCGACTGGCTCGATGAGCTGGTCCCCGCCGAGCGCGCGCTGATGGCGCGCACCGGTGTGGCCCGCCGCGCAGCGCTCAAGGTCTGCGCCCTGTCGACCGGTCTTGCCGACAAGGCCGTGAGCCTGGTGTACGAGTCCGTCATCCACCAACGGGATACCGCCCTGTGGCAGGAGCGATGCCGCGCGCAGATCAAAGGTGCTCTCGAAGAACTCACGCGCTGGCGCGAGCGCTCCTCGGCCCCTTGGTTGCTCGGCAGTCGCCTCGGCCATGGTGATATCGCGATGGGTTGCGCGTTGCGATTTGTCAGCGAAGCGTTGCCCGAGGTGCTCAAGTTGAGCGATTGGCCGGCCCTCGCAAGACACAGTGCGCAGTGCGAGGCGTTGGTGGAGTTTCGGGAGGCCTATCAGGCATTCAGGGTGGTGACGGGCGAATCGGCGCAGGCAGCAAACGGCTAG
- a CDS encoding RNA polymerase sigma factor, whose translation MSAYPDDKALARRLANGERRAFEQFFADLFPRLYRFVLLRVEHDNETAQDICQQVLERTVRRIDSYRGEASLFTWVCQIARNELADHWERTSRERQRSSSYDQDEVLRHALESLEVDPLRAPEKVKEQSELRLLIQTVLDHLPANYGNALEWKYVEGLDAREIGSRLNLSDSAAHSLLARARRAFRVEFEALAQEIK comes from the coding sequence ATGAGCGCTTACCCGGATGACAAGGCACTGGCGAGGCGGCTCGCGAACGGCGAGCGCAGGGCATTCGAGCAGTTCTTCGCCGATTTGTTCCCGCGCCTCTACCGGTTCGTATTGCTGCGCGTCGAGCACGACAACGAAACGGCGCAGGATATCTGCCAGCAGGTGCTCGAACGCACCGTCAGGCGCATCGACAGCTACCGCGGCGAAGCCTCGCTCTTTACCTGGGTGTGCCAGATCGCGCGCAACGAACTCGCCGATCACTGGGAACGGACCTCGCGCGAACGCCAGCGCAGCAGCTCCTACGACCAGGATGAAGTGCTGCGCCACGCCCTCGAGTCGCTCGAAGTCGATCCCTTGCGCGCACCCGAGAAGGTCAAGGAACAAAGCGAGCTGCGGTTGCTCATCCAGACCGTGCTCGATCATCTGCCGGCCAACTACGGCAATGCACTGGAGTGGAAATATGTCGAAGGGCTCGATGCGCGCGAGATTGGCAGTCGGCTCAACTTGAGCGACAGCGCCGCGCACTCGTTGCTGGCACGCGCGCGGCGCGCGTTCCGGGTCGAGTTCGAGGCCCTGGCACAGGAGATCAAATGA